The following proteins are co-located in the Mycolicibacterium goodii genome:
- a CDS encoding glycoside hydrolase, protein MGGNRLANGHGRWLAVGVSMCVAAAMFYAQGGETSCCGEAPAASRPDQPATAAAPAAAPAAAPAELLAASAPVAARDFQLELPPGAAPESGLQVNTIWMARAISVMFPEVTTIGGYRQDPLRWHPNGLAIDVMIPNHQSEKGIELGNQIAGFALANAERWGVLHVIWRQGFYPGIGAPSWTADYGNETANHFDHVHIATNGGGYPTGNEKYYLTSKTVKN, encoded by the coding sequence GTGGGTGGTAACCGGTTGGCGAATGGCCACGGTCGGTGGCTGGCCGTCGGGGTCTCGATGTGCGTCGCGGCCGCGATGTTCTATGCACAGGGCGGCGAAACGTCGTGCTGCGGTGAGGCGCCCGCGGCTTCCCGGCCGGATCAGCCGGCCACCGCGGCCGCACCCGCGGCCGCACCCGCGGCCGCACCCGCCGAGTTGCTGGCCGCCAGCGCTCCGGTGGCCGCTCGCGACTTCCAACTCGAACTGCCACCGGGTGCCGCACCGGAGTCCGGGCTTCAGGTCAACACCATCTGGATGGCACGTGCCATCAGCGTGATGTTCCCCGAGGTCACGACCATCGGCGGATACCGGCAGGATCCGCTGCGGTGGCACCCCAACGGCCTGGCGATCGACGTGATGATCCCGAACCACCAGTCCGAGAAGGGCATCGAACTCGGCAACCAGATTGCCGGTTTCGCACTCGCGAATGCCGAACGCTGGGGCGTGTTGCATGTGATCTGGCGGCAGGGTTTCTATCCGGGAATCGGCGCACCGAGTTGGACCGCCGATTACGGCAACGAGACCGCCAATCATTTCGACCATGTGCACATCGCCACCAACGGCGGCGGATACCCGACCGGGAACGAAAAGTATTACCTTACGTCGAAGACCGTCAAGAATTGA
- a CDS encoding acyltransferase family protein: MPTPEAMPTEAGEAGDSAPVTGAADGATKPDRDRAVDVARLAALVAVMFGHCALLLATIDSTGVRVGNILGALPALAPVTWILQVMPLFFLAGGAAGTYSWRAGTPWGGWLLTRAQRLCRPVFWYLAAWVLTLAVVHLTLGAESAEALGRECVALLWFLGVYLVVLAFVPVLTRLSSGRAVAGLLTALVALAAAFDGLRFALGSPAAGTANLVVVWLIPVVIGVAYARRLIRPGIALAVAASALAGQVLLALIGPYDVSLVVTGTERVSNVSPPTLLLALHCTWLSCLFVAMARGVGRWAQRPRVWHVVAVGNGGAMTLYLWHIPVIAVAAFTLHAVGLDAFDPHAPGFWGLLALRAVVFAVLMAIAFRLLTPLEHRPLAWWDGPVRVTGAPSTAAGVLICVAGGLLTLMAKNGLDGVVGWSALGGFVVAIVAARLCAGPTVMRSASRR, encoded by the coding sequence ATGCCGACACCTGAAGCCATGCCGACCGAGGCCGGCGAGGCCGGCGACTCCGCACCTGTCACGGGTGCCGCCGACGGTGCCACCAAACCCGACCGGGACCGCGCGGTCGACGTCGCGCGGCTCGCGGCGCTCGTCGCGGTGATGTTCGGGCACTGCGCGCTGCTGCTGGCAACGATCGACTCCACCGGCGTGCGCGTCGGCAACATCCTCGGCGCGCTGCCCGCGCTGGCTCCCGTCACGTGGATCCTGCAGGTGATGCCGCTGTTCTTCCTGGCGGGCGGCGCCGCGGGAACCTACAGCTGGCGGGCAGGCACACCGTGGGGAGGTTGGTTGCTCACCCGCGCGCAGCGCCTGTGCCGACCGGTGTTCTGGTACCTCGCGGCGTGGGTGCTCACCCTGGCGGTCGTGCACCTGACGCTGGGCGCCGAATCGGCAGAGGCGCTGGGACGGGAATGTGTCGCTCTGCTGTGGTTCCTCGGTGTGTATCTGGTCGTGCTGGCGTTCGTGCCCGTCCTCACCCGACTGTCCAGCGGACGTGCGGTGGCCGGGTTGCTGACGGCGCTGGTGGCACTTGCCGCCGCGTTCGACGGGCTGCGGTTCGCGCTGGGCAGCCCTGCCGCGGGCACCGCCAACCTGGTCGTCGTGTGGCTCATCCCGGTGGTGATCGGAGTGGCCTATGCGCGTCGGCTCATCCGGCCGGGGATCGCCCTGGCGGTCGCGGCATCGGCCCTTGCCGGGCAGGTGTTGCTCGCGCTGATCGGGCCCTACGACGTGTCGCTGGTGGTTACCGGCACCGAACGCGTGTCCAACGTGTCGCCGCCCACCTTGCTGCTCGCCCTGCACTGCACGTGGCTGTCATGCCTTTTCGTCGCGATGGCTCGCGGTGTCGGCCGCTGGGCCCAGCGGCCCCGGGTATGGCACGTGGTCGCCGTCGGCAACGGGGGAGCGATGACGCTGTATCTGTGGCACATCCCGGTGATCGCGGTGGCAGCGTTCACCCTGCATGCGGTCGGTCTCGACGCTTTCGACCCGCACGCACCGGGGTTCTGGGGGCTGCTGGCCCTGCGCGCCGTGGTGTTCGCGGTGCTGATGGCGATCGCGTTCCGTCTTCTGACGCCGCTTGAGCACCGCCCGCTGGCGTGGTGGGACGGCCCGGTGCGGGTCACCGGCGCCCCTTCGACCGCCGCCGGTGTGCTCATCTGTGTGGCCGGTGGGTTGCTGACGCTGATGGCCAAGAACGGTCTCGACGGTGTCGTCGGCTGGTCGGCGCTGGGCGGTTTCGTGGTGGCGATCGTCGCGGCCCGGCTGTGCGCCGGGCCGACCGTGATGCGATCAGCGTCGCGTCGATGA
- a CDS encoding catalase family peroxidase, with amino-acid sequence MNHVPDFGKPVVNRRRVLLGAAAIGGFLAVDLGAVLFATNTIGTRRLTPKAILDALAPPGGRPRGYRANHAKGVAVSGYFDSNGNAEEISRAAGFAPGRTAVLGRFSFGGANPHVADDPSLARGLGLAFDFPSGRQWRTAMLNLPVFPDKTPQGFYERTLATKPLASTGKPDPEAMPKFLAAHPETKAAMDIIKATKPSAGFADSTFRSLMAFYFVDDQGVRTPVRWSLEPMQEALPAGDGDDRLFDALVRQMRAGPLRWRLLLTVGEPQDPVADATVPWPAGRRVIDAGTITLDTIETDGPGNGRDINFDPLVLPDGIEPSEDPMLSARSAVYAASYRLRAGETPSIPPQVQVDKVEEVSQ; translated from the coding sequence ATGAATCACGTGCCCGATTTCGGAAAGCCGGTGGTGAACCGGCGCAGAGTCCTGCTGGGCGCGGCGGCGATCGGCGGTTTCCTGGCCGTGGATCTCGGTGCGGTGCTGTTCGCCACCAACACCATCGGGACGCGGCGCCTCACGCCGAAAGCCATACTCGACGCGCTCGCCCCACCAGGTGGCCGTCCCCGCGGCTACCGCGCCAACCACGCCAAAGGCGTTGCGGTGTCCGGATACTTCGACAGCAACGGCAACGCCGAGGAGATCTCCCGCGCTGCGGGTTTCGCACCCGGGAGAACCGCTGTGCTGGGCCGGTTCTCGTTCGGCGGCGCCAACCCGCATGTCGCCGACGATCCGTCGTTGGCCCGCGGCCTCGGTCTGGCGTTCGACTTTCCCTCCGGCAGGCAGTGGCGGACGGCCATGCTGAATCTCCCGGTGTTCCCGGACAAGACGCCGCAGGGTTTTTACGAACGCACACTGGCCACCAAACCTCTGGCATCCACCGGGAAACCCGACCCCGAGGCGATGCCGAAATTCCTTGCCGCGCATCCGGAGACCAAAGCCGCCATGGACATCATCAAGGCGACCAAACCGAGTGCGGGCTTCGCCGACAGCACCTTCCGCAGCCTGATGGCGTTCTACTTCGTCGACGATCAGGGGGTGCGCACCCCGGTGCGCTGGTCCCTGGAACCGATGCAGGAGGCGCTACCCGCGGGCGACGGCGACGACCGTCTCTTCGACGCACTGGTCCGCCAGATGCGCGCCGGTCCCCTGCGCTGGCGCCTGCTGCTCACGGTGGGCGAACCGCAGGACCCGGTTGCCGACGCGACCGTGCCCTGGCCGGCCGGACGCCGCGTCATCGACGCGGGGACGATCACCCTCGACACCATCGAGACGGACGGTCCCGGGAACGGCCGTGACATCAACTTCGATCCGCTGGTGCTGCCCGACGGTATCGAACCGTCGGAGGATCCCATGCTGAGCGCGCGTTCGGCGGTGTACGCCGCGTCGTACCGACTGCGCGCAGGTGAAACCCCGTCGATCCCACCACAGGTCCAGGTCGACAAGGTCGAGGAGGTGTCCCAGTGA
- the aceA gene encoding isocitrate lyase ICL2 has translation MATIEANAHNLSSSAKDFDSEVAATQAYFDSPRFEGITRLYSARQVVEQRGTIATDHTVAREAAEAFYPYLRELFAQKKSITTFGPYSPGQAVVMKRMGIGGIYLGGWATSAKGSISEDPGPDLASYPLSQVPDEAAGLVRALLTADRNQQYLRLRMTPEQRAAQPPIDYRPFIIADADTGHGGDPHVRNLIRRFVEAGVPGYHIEDQRPGTKKCGHQGGKVLVPSDEQIKRLNTARFQLDIMRVPGIIVARTDAEAANLIDSRADERDQPFLLGVTNLRIPSYKSCFLAMMRRFYSQGLTEVNGHLLYDLPEGQYSAAEVWLTEAGVMDAVDEAVGSWKTDAAASVDALYDAVESKFVDAWQDDAGLNTYGEAVAEVIEFREREGESVEMSAAQWREFAARAPLYTATNKARELGVDVPWDCEPAKTPEGYYQVRGGIPYAIAKSLAAAPFADVLWMETKTADLADAKQFADAIHAVYPDQMLAYNLSPSFNWDTTGMTDDEMRAFPEELGKMGFVFNFITYGGHQVDGVACEEFATALRQEGMLALARLQRKMRLVESPYRTPQTLVGGPRSDAALAASSGRTATTKAMGKGSTQHQHLVQTEVPKKLLEEWLAMWSEHYQLPERLYVQLRPRRAGSDVLDLQILADGSEEGAEPLANVVVDPIKDRHGRSILTVRDQNTFAEKLRKKRLMDLIHLWLIHRFKAEIVYYVTPTEDNIYQTEKMKAHGIFSDVYQEIGEIIVADVNKPRIEELLASDREALRRLIRKED, from the coding sequence ATGGCAACAATCGAAGCCAACGCACACAACCTGTCATCGTCGGCAAAGGACTTCGACAGCGAGGTGGCTGCCACACAGGCCTACTTCGACAGCCCACGGTTCGAGGGGATCACCCGGCTGTACTCGGCCCGCCAGGTCGTCGAGCAACGCGGCACGATCGCCACCGACCACACGGTGGCGCGCGAGGCCGCCGAAGCCTTCTACCCCTATCTGCGGGAGCTGTTCGCCCAGAAGAAGAGCATCACGACGTTCGGCCCGTACTCCCCCGGCCAGGCCGTGGTGATGAAACGCATGGGTATCGGCGGCATCTACCTGGGCGGCTGGGCCACCTCGGCCAAGGGGTCGATCAGTGAGGATCCCGGTCCCGACCTCGCGAGCTATCCGCTGAGCCAGGTTCCCGACGAGGCCGCCGGTCTGGTTCGCGCCCTGCTGACCGCCGACCGCAACCAACAGTACCTGCGCCTGCGGATGACGCCCGAACAGCGCGCGGCCCAACCGCCCATCGACTACCGCCCGTTCATCATCGCCGACGCCGACACCGGCCACGGCGGAGACCCGCACGTGCGCAACCTGATTCGCCGTTTCGTCGAGGCGGGCGTGCCCGGCTACCACATCGAGGACCAGCGGCCGGGCACCAAGAAGTGCGGCCACCAGGGCGGCAAGGTGCTGGTGCCCTCGGATGAGCAGATCAAACGGCTCAACACCGCCCGGTTCCAGCTCGACATCATGCGGGTGCCGGGAATCATCGTGGCGCGCACCGACGCCGAGGCCGCGAACCTGATCGACAGCCGCGCCGACGAGCGCGACCAGCCGTTCCTGCTCGGTGTCACCAACCTCAGGATCCCGTCGTACAAGTCGTGTTTCCTGGCGATGATGCGGAGGTTCTACAGCCAGGGCCTGACCGAGGTCAACGGCCACCTGCTCTACGACCTCCCCGAGGGGCAGTACAGCGCGGCCGAGGTGTGGCTGACCGAGGCCGGCGTCATGGATGCGGTCGACGAAGCGGTCGGGTCCTGGAAGACGGACGCCGCGGCCTCGGTCGATGCGCTCTACGACGCGGTCGAGTCGAAGTTCGTCGACGCCTGGCAGGACGACGCAGGCCTGAACACCTACGGTGAGGCGGTCGCCGAGGTCATCGAATTCCGTGAGCGCGAAGGTGAATCCGTCGAGATGAGCGCGGCCCAGTGGCGTGAGTTCGCGGCGCGGGCGCCCTTGTACACGGCCACCAACAAGGCCAGGGAACTCGGCGTCGACGTCCCGTGGGACTGTGAGCCGGCCAAGACCCCGGAGGGGTATTACCAGGTACGCGGCGGGATTCCATACGCCATCGCCAAGTCGCTGGCCGCCGCGCCGTTCGCGGACGTCCTGTGGATGGAGACCAAGACCGCCGACCTGGCCGACGCGAAGCAGTTCGCCGACGCGATACACGCCGTGTACCCCGATCAGATGCTGGCCTACAACCTGTCGCCGTCGTTCAACTGGGACACCACCGGCATGACCGACGACGAGATGCGCGCGTTCCCCGAGGAACTCGGCAAGATGGGTTTCGTCTTCAACTTCATCACCTACGGCGGACATCAGGTGGACGGCGTGGCGTGCGAGGAGTTCGCCACGGCGCTGCGCCAGGAGGGCATGCTCGCGCTGGCCCGCCTGCAGCGCAAGATGCGCCTGGTCGAATCCCCTTACCGGACACCGCAAACCCTCGTCGGCGGGCCGCGCAGCGACGCTGCGCTGGCGGCGTCGTCGGGCCGCACCGCGACCACCAAGGCCATGGGCAAGGGCTCCACGCAGCATCAGCACCTGGTGCAGACCGAGGTGCCGAAGAAGCTGCTGGAGGAGTGGCTGGCGATGTGGAGCGAGCACTACCAGTTGCCGGAAAGACTTTACGTTCAACTGCGTCCGCGCCGCGCCGGCTCGGATGTGCTGGATCTGCAGATCCTCGCCGATGGCTCCGAGGAGGGCGCGGAGCCGCTGGCCAACGTGGTGGTCGACCCGATCAAGGATCGCCACGGACGCAGCATCCTCACGGTGCGTGACCAGAACACGTTTGCCGAGAAGCTGCGCAAGAAGCGCCTGATGGATCTGATCCACCTGTGGCTGATCCACCGCTTCAAGGCCGAGATCGTGTACTACGTCACGCCCACCGAGGACAACATCTATCAGACCGAGAAGATGAAGGCGCACGGCATCTTCAGCGACGTCTACCAGGAGATCGGCGAGATCATCGTGGCCGACGTCAACAAGCCGCGCATCGAGGAACTGCTGGCATCCGACCGCGAGGCACTGCGCAGGTTGATCCGCAAGGAGGATTGA
- a CDS encoding DUF4267 domain-containing protein produces MSVDRAALAAGTIRFASGLPFLVDPLRANRLWGCAQRPDPTARLLLRSMGYRHAFIGALLVVAGLRGRGRRRHRGRAVGRHPAGERPRERAWDRRGQRASSMTSRR; encoded by the coding sequence ATGTCGGTCGACCGTGCGGCGCTTGCGGCGGGCACCATCAGGTTTGCCTCGGGACTGCCGTTTCTGGTGGATCCGCTGCGCGCGAACCGCCTGTGGGGATGTGCGCAGCGACCGGACCCGACGGCCCGGTTGCTGCTGCGGTCGATGGGCTACCGCCACGCGTTCATCGGTGCGCTGCTGGTCGTCGCCGGCCTGCGCGGCCGGGGCCGTCGTCGGCATCGCGGTCGGGCTGTGGGGCGCCACCCGGCGGGTGAACGACCGCGCGAACGGGCGTGGGACCGACGAGGTCAGCGCGCCTCTTCGATGACATCGCGCCGGTAG